GTGCACAATTCCGGCTGGCCGGCCGACCTGAAGGCCCGCGAGGCTGCCGCCGAGCAGCTCGCCTCCCTGCCGCCGGCGCCGGTCGCGCCCACGGCGCAGAAGCACATTGTCGTCATCGACCCCGGCCATGGCGGCATCGATTCGGGCACCAGCGGCGTCAACGGCTTGCAGGAGAAGGATCTCGTGCTGGACGAGGCGCTGCGGCTCGGCCGCGAGCTGGTGCGCCGCGCCAACTACACCGTCCACCTGACCCGCGACACCGACGTCTTCATCCCGCTGAAGGAGCGGGTGACCATCGCGCGCTCGTGGCACGCCGACCTTTTCATCTCGCTGCACGCCGATTCGAACCCCGATCCGAACGTCAACGGCCTGTCGATCTACACCCTCTCGGAGAAGGGTTCGGACCGCGAGGCGGCCGCGCTGGCCAGCAAGGAGAATCAGTCCGACGTGATCGCCGGCGTCGATCTGGGCGGCGGCAACGCGACCGTGGCGCCGATCCTGTTCGACCTGGCGCAGCGCGACACCATGAACCGCTCCGCGCGCTTCGCGACCGGGGCGGTCGCCACGCTGTCCGCCGCGACGGACATTTTGCCGCGTCAGCCGCACCGCGCCGCGGCTTTCGTGGTGCTGAAGGCGCCCGACGTTCCCGCCGTCCTGATCGAGCTCGGCTATCTGTCCAACAATGGCGATGCCGGGCAGATGAACACGGTGCGCTGGCGCAACGGCGTCGCCAGGGCCATCGGCCAGGCCGTGGACGGGTATTTCGCGCCCGCAGTAACGGCTTCGCCCTCACCATGAGTGGGGAACAGGCAAAGACCTGAATTACCTTCCCAACGCCACAATCGGCCGATAAGAAAGCGGCCTCGAAGAGGGCTATAACAGCAGCCATGTTCCGGCGGATACTTGCTTATACGAGCTTGGCGCTCGGCGTCCTGGCGGCGGCCGGCGTGCTGGCCGCGGTCGTTGCCGTCTATCTCGTGACCCGCGACATGCCGAGCGTGGAGACGCTGCGCGACTACCAGCCGCCGGTCACCACCCGCGTCTATGCCGGCGACGGCACGCTGCTCGGTGAATATGCCCGCGAGCGGCGCATCTTCGTGCCGATCTCCTTCGTGCCCAAGCTGATCACCGAGGCTTTCACCTCGGCCGAGGACAAGAATTTCTACAGCCATCCCGGCATCGACCCGTCGGGCATCGCGCGCGCCGCGGTGAAGGACGTGTTCAACGTCTTCCAGCACAAACGCCTGGAAGGCGCCTCGACCATCACCCAGCAGGTCGCCAAGAATTTCCTGCTCAATTCGGACGTGAAGTTCAGCCGCAAGATCCGCGAGGCAATCCTCGCCATCCGCATCGACGCGACCTACTCCAAGGAGAAGATTCTCGAACTCTATCTCAACGAGATCTATCTCGGCGAGAACTCCTATGGCGTCGCCGCCGCGGCGCTGAATTATTTCGGCAAATCGCTCGACCAGCTCGACATCGCCGAGGTCGCGTTCCTCGCCTCGCTGCCCAAGGCGCCGTCGGAATTCGATCCGGTGCGCAACCACAAGGCCGCCTTCGACCGCCGCAACTGGGTCATCGGCCAGATGGAGGAGAACGGCTACATCACCGCGGACGCCGCCGTCGCCGCCAAGGCCGAGCCGCTCGTCACCCAGACCCGCGTCGCCGGCTCGCAGACCGAGGACGCCGACTATTTCGTGGAAGAGGTCCGCCGCGAGCTCTATGCCCGCTATGGCGAGCAGGCGCTCTATGACGGCGGCCTCCAGGTCCGTTCGACGCTCGACACGGCGCTGCAGAACTACGCGGTGAACGCGCTGCGCGCCGGCCTGGTGCGCTACGACCGCCGGCATGGCTGGCGCGGTACGACGAGCAACATCTCGGTGACGGGCAATTGGCAGGACACGCTGAAGGCGGTGGCCAACCAATCGGGCATCGAGACCTGGCGCGTCGCCGTCGTCCTGGATTTCGACGGCAAGGACGCGAAGATCGGCCTCGGCGACGGCACCACCGGCACCATCCCGTGGAGCGAACTCACCTGGGCGCGCCACGAGTCGAAGAATTCGCCCTATGCCGGCCCCGCGCCGGCCAAGCCCGCCGACGTCTTCAAGATCGGCGACGTGATCTATGTCGAACCGCTGGACGACAAGCCCGGCCTGTTCGGCCTGCGCCAGGTGCCGGAGATCAACGGCGGCATCGTCGCGATGGATCCGCATACGGGGCGCGTGCTCGCGCTGTCCGGCGGCTTCTCCTACGCATCGAGCCAGTTCGACCGCGCCTTCCAGGCGATGCGCCAGACCGGCTCGTCCTTCAAGCCCTATGTCTACGCCGCCGCGCTGGACAACGGCTACACGCCGGTGAGCAAGGTGCTCGACGCGCCGTTCGAGATGAACGACGGCTCGGGAAAGATCTGGCGGCCGAAGAATTTCGAGCGGCATTTCCTCGGCATGACGACGCTGCGTAGGGGCATCGAGCTGTCGCGCAACCTGATGACCATCCGCCTGGCCCAGGCCGTCGGCATGGACAAGGTGGTGCAATATCCGATCCGCTTCGGCGCTTACGATCACCTCGCGCCCTTGCTCTCGAACTCGATCGGCTCGGGCGAGACCACGCTCTTGAAACAGGTCACCGGCTATTCGGTGTTCGTGAACGGCGGCAAGCGCATCATCCCCTCGCTGATCGACCGCATCCAGGACCGCAACGGCAAGACCATCTGGCGCCACGACAGCCGCCCTTGCGACGGCTGCAATCTGGCGGACTATCAGGGCCAGGCCGAACCCTTGCTGCCCGACACCCGCGAGCAGGTGCTCGATCCGCAGACCGCCTACCAGATCGTCTCGCTGCTCGAAGGCGTCGTGCTGCGCGGCACCGGCCGTTCGGTCCTCGCCGTCGGCAAGCCGCTGGCCGGCAAGACCGGCACCTCGAACGATTCCAAGGATGTGTGGTTCGTCGGCTTCTCGCCCGACCTGGTCTGCGGCGTCTATGCCGGCTTCGACAATCCGAGGTCGCTGGGCGGCTACGAGCAGGGCGCCACGGTCTCGGCGCCGATCTTCCGCGACTTTATGAAGGGCGCGCTGTCCAACACGCCGGGCCTGCCGTTCCGCGTCGCGCCGGGCGTGGAGATCGTCAAGGTCGACTATCACTCGGGCGCGCCGTCGCCGTCCGGCATTCCCGAGGTCTTCAAGCCCAACACCGCGCCGGGCGAGCCCGACGCGCCGGGCGCCGAGATCGGCACCTCACCCTTCGCCGGCACCCTCCCGCCGACCACCCCCGGCGAAACCGGCGCGCCGACGGTCGATCCGGGGAATGGCGGGTTGTACTGACGCGGGGCGTGGCTCAGGTTGCAATCCAACCTATTCGATGAATGAGTGCGACAGCATGCCAATCAGCCCAAACTGCGATGGATGAGTGGATCAACGCGAAAATATTCAGTTGGTCCCGCCCATTCGATCGACGTACGCAGCTATGCGGCGAGATCCCCGTTCTAAAGCATCCACCAATTCCCCGTCGCGCGGCGTGACTTTTTGTAACAATAATACTTCCAGACGTGGCATAGAAAAGTTCACGGATGCAGCGAGGCTCCAATGGCGAGATATGCTTTCTGGAACAACAAAGGCGGAGTTGGAAAGAGCTATTTGACCTTTCAGGTCGCGTCTGAGTACGCGCATCAACACCCGGACCAGAACATCCTCGTCGTGGATGTTTGTCCGCAGGCAAACGCATCGAGCATGCTGCTTGGCGGAATTGAAGGCGGTGACCGCGTTTTGGACGAACTCGCTATTGGCTCGCCTCTTCGTACAATTAGCGGGTACATCGAGGACAGGATAACGAGCCCTTATGTCAATCCCCGCTCTGGAAGCGCGTATGCCTTGCGAGTGCGGTCTTACAATGGTGCCGTGCCCCCAAATGTCTTTTTGGTTGTTGGAGACGAGCAGCTTGAAATTCAAGCAGCCCGGGTCCTCGGCGCGACCACGCCCGGTCCAACGGACGCTTGGCGGGTGGTGCATCAGTGGCTCAGTGACCTAGTAACCGACATAGTCGCCGGGTGGGATCGGCCGTACACCGTATTTTTCGACTGCAATCCGAGCTTTACGATCTACACAGAGCTTGCGATGTCGGCATCCGATCGCTTGATAGTCCCATTCACGGCAGATGGATCGTCAAAGCGAGCGGTGCGCGCATTGTTGGCGCTACTTTATGGAGTTAGAAGAAATCCTGGTGTTCAGCAGTCTCAATTCTTCATAAACTCAAATAATTCGCGAATGACGATACCCGGTATTTACTCCTACGTTGGCAACAGGCTCACACAAAACTTGGGTCCGGCAAGTGCATTTCGAACTGTGGTGAACGAGATTGGCAGCGAAATTTTTCAAATATGGCAGGCGAACCCGAACCGATTTGTGATACATCCGAGCGGGTCGCCGCCGCCGCGTTCTCCGCAGGAATTTCGCCGTATGTTTCAAGCAGAAATCAATGACGCCAACACGGCATCAGTGGTGTCTGGAGCGCTCGGAATCCCGATTCGCGGTCTTGTAGCCGGCCCGAAGGACCTTGCTGGTAGATCCGTCATGGTCAATCAAACTCAATTGGATCGGCTGGTCCCAAATCTTGCGGACTTTGTTCAAACTATTGAATAGATTCTAGGTGCTTTTGGAACGCGGGGTTGTGTCAGTCGGCAAGCATTCCCTGTGGACTTGACGCTACTTTACGAATTCGGTCGCGATCCCTATATCCCGTCCCCGGAGAATCCCCATGCGCCCCGAGATCACCTGTACCGTCGAAGACATCCAGCAGGCCATCGCCCTGCTGAGGAGGCATCTTTGACTGGGATAACGCGCTGCGTCGCCTCGACGAGCTGAACGCCAAGGCCGAAGACCCTTCCATCTGGAACACCCCCCAGGCCGCGCAGAAGATGATGCGTGAGCGCCAGAAGCTCGACGCCTCGATCGGCGCCGTGCGGGCGCTCGACAATGAGCTCGCCGACGCACTCGGTCTGCTCGAGATGGCGGAGGGCGAGAACGACGCCGCCATGGTCGCCGACGCCGAGAAGACCATCCAGGCCCTGGCGACCCGCGCCGAGCAGCAGCGGCTGCAATCGATGCTCTCGGGCGAGGCCGACGGCAACGACACCTATCTGGAAATCCACGCCGGCGCGGGCGGGACGGAGAGCCAGGACTGGGCCGCGATGCTCGAGCGCATGTACACGCGCTGGGCCGAGAAGCACGGCTACAAAGTCGAATATCTGGAAGAGAGCGAAGGCGAGGGCGCCGGCATCAAATCGGCGACGCTGATGATCAAGGGCGATAACGCCTATGGCTGGCTGAAGTCGGAGGCCGGCGTGCACCGCCTGGTGCGCATCTCGCCCTTCGACTCCAACGCCCGGCGTCACACCAGCTTTTCCTCGGTCACCGTCTATCCAGTGATCGACCAGTCGATCGAGATCGACATCCCGGAGAAGGACGTGCGCATCGACGTCTATCGCGCCTCGGGCGCCGGCGGCCAGCATGTCAACAAGACGGAGAGCGCGGTGCGCATCACGCATCTGCCGACCGGCATCGCGGTCGCCTGCCAGACCGAGCGGTCGCAGCACCAGAACCGCGCCAATTGCTGGGAAATGCTGAAGTCGCGGCTCTACGAGATCGAGCTCAAGAAGAAACAGGACGAGACCGGCGCCTTCATCGGCGAGAAATCGGATATCGGCTGGGGCCACCAGATACGCTCTTATGTTCTGCAGCCCTATCAGCTCGTGAAGGACCTGCGCACCGGCGTCGAAAGCCGCACGCCGTCCGACGTGCTGGACGGCGACATCGACCCCTTCATGGCCGCCGCCCTTGCGCAGGCCGTCGGCGGCAAGCCGAAAGAGAAGATCGAAGACCTGGAATAACCTCTCCCGCAGAGCGGGAGAGGGACAATCAAAACCGCGTCTCGCTCACCCGCGTCCCCGGTAGCAGTCCCGCCTCGCGGTCGTCTTCCCAGCGCGCCGACACGGATGCCGCCACCGCGACCACCGCGCCGAACAGGAGCGCCAACGCCGTCCACAGGCTCGCATAGGCCGCCGCCTTGCGGGCCGTCTCCGCCGCCGCGACTTCGTCGTCATGGATGCGCCGCGTGACGTCCTCGACCCGCCGCTCGGCCGCCGGCCGCGACAGGCCGGTGTTGCTGGCGACCAGCATCGCGAGCTGTGCGCGATCCTCGCCGGAAAGCTGTTCGCCGTTCGCCATGCCGACCGTCAGGATGCGGCCCGCTTCCGCCTTGTCGGCGCCGAGCGGACGCAAGGTCGCCAGCGGTGCGGTCGCCACCGGCGTGACCGGAGCGCTCGAGGGTCCGGCGCCGAGGAAGACGGGATTGGCGCTGCTTCTGTCGGGCTCGGGCGGCGGCGCCGTCTGCGTGTCGATGGGTGTCATGGTCGTCGTATCGCTCGCCGGCGGCATGTCGGTCGTCGTGCCGTTGTCGGCCTGCGCGTATTGCCGCCAAGCCAGAGACGCCGATTGCGCCGTCGCCGGACGAAACAGTTTGTCGACCCAGTAGGAGGTGGTTGTGGGCTGCGCGTTGTCGCCGCGCGCACCGTTCGCCGAGGCGAGCGCGCCGTTTACCGCGCCATTGGCCGTCGCCGAACCGGCGGCCAGGGCGGACAAGGCGACGATCGTCGCCGTCGCCACCACCGCGATCGCCCAGGAAACCAGGCCGTGCGACCCGGCGCGGAAATCCTCTTCGCGACTGGTTTCGATCGCCGGCCCGATCAGGCGGCCGACGATGTGTCCGCCCGCGGCGAATCCGAAGGCCTGCGCCACGAGGAAATAGATCGCGCCCAGCGTCAGGAACGTGGTCGCGCCGCCGGTTGTCGCATGTCGCACGGTGACGAGCGACAGTCCGACGCCGGACCCGAGCGTCACGAGCAGGAACGTCACGCCCGCCGCGACGAAGGCGCCGGCAAAGGCGGCGCTCCAGGAAAACCGGCGCGGCGCCTCGCTGACGATGGTGGCGCCTTCGTCGACGATTGTGGTGACAGACATGGGTGTTCCCCGCGGGTGACAGCGCTCCAACGTCCGGGCGAGGAACCTGTTCCTTCGCTGCCGCGCGAATGAGCAGGCGGAACTCAAGGGAGCCTCGGGGATTACCTCGCCGATCTCATTCGGGGACCTGCATGCGCTCATTGATCCTGTGGCTGATCGGCATTCCGATTCCGATCATCATCATCCTGTGGCTGGTCATCGGCCACGCTTGACGGCCTGCAAACGAAAACCCCGCCTCGATCGCTCGAAGCGGGGTTCGTCTTGATCGAAAAGTCCGGCGCTTAGGGCTTGGCGGTCGCCAGGCCGGCGGCGGCCGGGGCATTGGTCATCGGACGCGACACCATCGAGGAGATGGCGGACGGCGCGCTCGCGGGGGCGGCCGGCGCGGCACGGAATTCGCTCGGCTTCTTGGCGACGGCGTCATCGGCCAAAGGATTGTCGGCGTGACGGCAATTGCCTTCGAAGAAGGCGCCGGTCTCGACCGCGAAGGCCTCGTGCAGGATGTTGCCTTCGACATGGCTGGTGGCGCAGAGCAGCACCTTGCGGGCGCGGATCGAACCCTGGACCCGGCCGCGGATGGTCAGTTCCTCGGCGAGGATCTCGCCATGGATGAACGCCTTGTCGCCGATCACCAAGCCGGCGGAGCGCACATCGCCCTCGACGCGGCCGTCGATCTGGATGTCGCCCGTCGAGATCAGCGTGCCGTTCACAACGAGATCGGCGCTGATGATGGAGGGTGCCGAGGAGCGGGCCGCGCGCTTGGCGGGCGGAACGTTCGCGGGCGGGGGCGGTGGGGCGGTGTCCTTCTTACTCGAAAACATGTCGGCCTGCCTCGATAAAGGTGCTCGGGTTTCTCATCACGTTGTCGTACCAGACCTCATAATGGACATGCGGTCCGGTACTGCGCCCCGTCGATCCGAGTCTGCCGATGGGCGATCCTTTGCCTACTCTAGCGCCGACATGGACGAGAATCGATGACATATGGCCGTAGCGCGTATGGATTCCGAAACCATGGTCAATTTCAACCATGTTCCCATATCCGCCGCGGTCGCCGGCGAATACGACCGTGCCGGGCGCCGTCGACTCGATGATCGAGCCCCAGGGTCCGGCGAAATCGACGCCGGGATGGAAGGAATAGCGTCCGGTGAACGGATCGATGCGGGCGCCGAAGCCGCTGGTGCGCTCGAATTGCGGGCCGGCGACCGGCGTGGTCAGCGGGATATGGCGCATCGCGCCGAGCAGCGAATTCATCTGGTCGAGCACGGCCGAGGCGCGCAGATAGGCGTTGGTGAAGGCCTGGTCGGCGATGCCGTCGACGCGCACGTCGGAGAGCGGCATTTCGGGTCCGCCGACACCTTCCACCGCGGCGAGGCGGCGGGTGTAGTCGTCGGGATTGATGCCGGTGTGGCGGATGACGTTCTGGATACGGGAGACGCCCTCGGCGACCTCGCTCTGCGTCCGCGACATCAGCTGGGTTTCGACGAGGCCGATCTGCGCCACGCGGGTGGTCTGCTCGGCGAGCACGCGCAGGGCCGGATGCTGGGCGAAGGCGGCGGCCGAAGGCGCCGCCTGGCTGGCCGGTCTGGAACCGAACAGAAGCCCGGTGATGTGGTCCATGGCGCCGCCGAAATCCAGGAAGCTCGCCTTGGTCGGCTTGGCGGTGCGCGGCTGCGGCGCCGGCGGCTGCGGCAGGACGGAGAGCTCGGAGGAGCCGCCGGCGTCGATCGGAGCGGCGTCGGCGGGCGGCGGCGAGTTGTCGATGCTGTCGCTCGGCGCGCCCGTATCGCCTGTGTCGGCGGGCGCCGGGCCGCCGGTCCGGATGCCGGTATTGGCGAGGCCGGCGATCGTGGAATCGACCTGCCGGCGGCGGTCGAGGAATTTCTGGATCGTGTTCTGCTTGATCTGCAGCTCGTCGGCGGTCGCCTTGAAGCGGTCCTCGGCGCTGACCAGCGCGCCGTTCAACTCGTCGTAGGAGAGCTGAAGGTCGGCGACGCGGTTCTCATAGGCCGAGGTGAGCTGCTGGGTGCGCCGGTCCTTCGCCGCGATGATCCGGTCCTTGAAGATGACGTTGACGGTGGCGAACGCCACCCAGCCGAGAAAGATCAGGGAGAGGCCGGCGAGGGTGGCCTGGAGCGTCGGCCCGAAGGTGAAGAACTGAACCCGCCCGTCGCTGCGGATATAGACCTGCCGCTCCGGAAACGTTTCATGGAGCCAAGCCCAGACGCGCTCGACGAGCGTCCCCGCCATGCCGACATTTCCCTTGTTTGCGTCTTTTTCACCAAACCCAACGGGGCGCATTTCACTTAAGTGGCGGCGTCGAATCAAGCTCTTACCCCAGAAAAACGACCTTGAGGTTAACCTTGGGCCGATCCCCCGGCGCGGTTGGTGCGGTTTCATACGAGCTTTTTCGCCTCGGCCAGTACATCCTCGACGTGTCCGGCCACCTTCACCTTGCGCCAGATATGGCGGATGACGCCCTTGGCATCGATCAGGAAGGTCGACCGCTCCATGCCCATGTATTTGCGGCCATACATGCTTTTCTCCACCCAAACCCCGTAATCCGCCGCCGTCTGGGTCTCCGGATCGGAGGCCAGGGCGATCTTGAGCTTGTATTTGGCCTTGAACCGGTCGTGGCTCGCCACCGTGTCCTTCGATGCGCCGATCACGGCGACGCCCAACGCCTCGAACTTCTTGAGGCTGTCGGAAAATCCGACCGCTTCCTTGGTGCAGCCCGTCGTGTCGTCCTTGGGATAGAAATAGAGGACGAAGGGTTTTCCTTTCAGAGCGGCGGTCGAAACCTCCCCGCCGGTGTCGCTCGCAAGACGGAACTTCGGTGCCTTGTCGCCCGGTTTAAGGTCCATGATGTCCCGTCGGTGAGATGAGGCGTTTACCCGGCCCTTAACTATGGGCCATAAGCTGATACCTGAATCGAGATCGCGGGCCAAGCGCCGGTCCGCTTTATCCGCGTTCTTCCGGGGGTTAGAGGAAGGTCCGTTGACCCAAGACCGCCCCGTCAGCGCCGATCGAGCCGCTGTCCGCACGACCCTGGCCGAGGCCTGGAACGCGTCCTTTGTGGGCCGCTACGTGAAGTCGCACCACATCAGCCGCACCGCGCTGATCGTGAGCGCGCTGGGTGTTGCCGTTCTGTTCTTCGCGGTGGGTGCGGCACTGCGGCTTTTGGTCGGCCCGATCTCGCTGGGGCCCCTCTCGGGACAGATTTCCGACGCCCTGGCCCAGGCGCTGCCCGGCATCACGGTCAAATACGACCAGGCCGCCGTCGAATGGTCGCGCGACCAGGGCCGGGTCAACCTCGTCGTGCTGGGGGCCAGGGTGTTCGATTCCAAGGGCCGCATCATCGCCCAGGCGCCGCAGGCCGACATCGACCTCGCGGCCCAGCCCTTTTTGCGGGGCGATGTCGTCGTCACCCGCATCACGCTGGTCGGCGTGCAGCTCACCATGGTGCGCAACGCCGACGGCACGCTGCGCCTGGGCGTCGAGCACGACGACAGCCAGAAGGACATCATCAGCCGCATCACCGACGCCATCAACAAGAGCAGCTCCAGCGCCTCCTCGCTCGAGGCCTTCGCGGTGCGCGACGCGCGCGTCGCCTTCCTCGACGAGACCACCGGGCTCTTCCTGGTGGCGCCCAAGGCCGATGTCCGCATCGCCAATTCGGGACCCGACCTCGTCGCCTCGATCGAGGCCGACATCGAGGTCAGCGGCCGCGCCGCGC
Above is a window of Rhizomicrobium sp. DNA encoding:
- a CDS encoding penicillin-binding protein 1A; translated protein: MFRRILAYTSLALGVLAAAGVLAAVVAVYLVTRDMPSVETLRDYQPPVTTRVYAGDGTLLGEYARERRIFVPISFVPKLITEAFTSAEDKNFYSHPGIDPSGIARAAVKDVFNVFQHKRLEGASTITQQVAKNFLLNSDVKFSRKIREAILAIRIDATYSKEKILELYLNEIYLGENSYGVAAAALNYFGKSLDQLDIAEVAFLASLPKAPSEFDPVRNHKAAFDRRNWVIGQMEENGYITADAAVAAKAEPLVTQTRVAGSQTEDADYFVEEVRRELYARYGEQALYDGGLQVRSTLDTALQNYAVNALRAGLVRYDRRHGWRGTTSNISVTGNWQDTLKAVANQSGIETWRVAVVLDFDGKDAKIGLGDGTTGTIPWSELTWARHESKNSPYAGPAPAKPADVFKIGDVIYVEPLDDKPGLFGLRQVPEINGGIVAMDPHTGRVLALSGGFSYASSQFDRAFQAMRQTGSSFKPYVYAAALDNGYTPVSKVLDAPFEMNDGSGKIWRPKNFERHFLGMTTLRRGIELSRNLMTIRLAQAVGMDKVVQYPIRFGAYDHLAPLLSNSIGSGETTLLKQVTGYSVFVNGGKRIIPSLIDRIQDRNGKTIWRHDSRPCDGCNLADYQGQAEPLLPDTREQVLDPQTAYQIVSLLEGVVLRGTGRSVLAVGKPLAGKTGTSNDSKDVWFVGFSPDLVCGVYAGFDNPRSLGGYEQGATVSAPIFRDFMKGALSNTPGLPFRVAPGVEIVKVDYHSGAPSPSGIPEVFKPNTAPGEPDAPGAEIGTSPFAGTLPPTTPGETGAPTVDPGNGGLY
- a CDS encoding ParA family protein, with the protein product MARYAFWNNKGGVGKSYLTFQVASEYAHQHPDQNILVVDVCPQANASSMLLGGIEGGDRVLDELAIGSPLRTISGYIEDRITSPYVNPRSGSAYALRVRSYNGAVPPNVFLVVGDEQLEIQAARVLGATTPGPTDAWRVVHQWLSDLVTDIVAGWDRPYTVFFDCNPSFTIYTELAMSASDRLIVPFTADGSSKRAVRALLALLYGVRRNPGVQQSQFFINSNNSRMTIPGIYSYVGNRLTQNLGPASAFRTVVNEIGSEIFQIWQANPNRFVIHPSGSPPPRSPQEFRRMFQAEINDANTASVVSGALGIPIRGLVAGPKDLAGRSVMVNQTQLDRLVPNLADFVQTIE
- a CDS encoding polymer-forming cytoskeletal protein; the protein is MFSSKKDTAPPPPPANVPPAKRAARSSAPSIISADLVVNGTLISTGDIQIDGRVEGDVRSAGLVIGDKAFIHGEILAEELTIRGRVQGSIRARKVLLCATSHVEGNILHEAFAVETGAFFEGNCRHADNPLADDAVAKKPSEFRAAPAAPASAPSAISSMVSRPMTNAPAAAGLATAKP
- a CDS encoding peroxiredoxin; this encodes MDLKPGDKAPKFRLASDTGGEVSTAALKGKPFVLYFYPKDDTTGCTKEAVGFSDSLKKFEALGVAVIGASKDTVASHDRFKAKYKLKIALASDPETQTAADYGVWVEKSMYGRKYMGMERSTFLIDAKGVIRHIWRKVKVAGHVEDVLAEAKKLV
- the prfB gene encoding peptide chain release factor 2 (programmed frameshift) codes for the protein MRPEITCTVEDIQQAIALLRRHLDWDNALRRLDELNAKAEDPSIWNTPQAAQKMMRERQKLDASIGAVRALDNELADALGLLEMAEGENDAAMVADAEKTIQALATRAEQQRLQSMLSGEADGNDTYLEIHAGAGGTESQDWAAMLERMYTRWAEKHGYKVEYLEESEGEGAGIKSATLMIKGDNAYGWLKSEAGVHRLVRISPFDSNARRHTSFSSVTVYPVIDQSIEIDIPEKDVRIDVYRASGAGGQHVNKTESAVRITHLPTGIAVACQTERSQHQNRANCWEMLKSRLYEIELKKKQDETGAFIGEKSDIGWGHQIRSYVLQPYQLVKDLRTGVESRTPSDVLDGDIDPFMAAALAQAVGGKPKEKIEDLE
- a CDS encoding N-acetylmuramoyl-L-alanine amidase; amino-acid sequence: MHNSGWPADLKAREAAAEQLASLPPAPVAPTAQKHIVVIDPGHGGIDSGTSGVNGLQEKDLVLDEALRLGRELVRRANYTVHLTRDTDVFIPLKERVTIARSWHADLFISLHADSNPDPNVNGLSIYTLSEKGSDREAAALASKENQSDVIAGVDLGGGNATVAPILFDLAQRDTMNRSARFATGAVATLSAATDILPRQPHRAAAFVVLKAPDVPAVLIELGYLSNNGDAGQMNTVRWRNGVARAIGQAVDGYFAPAVTASPSP
- a CDS encoding peptidoglycan DD-metalloendopeptidase family protein, encoding MAGTLVERVWAWLHETFPERQVYIRSDGRVQFFTFGPTLQATLAGLSLIFLGWVAFATVNVIFKDRIIAAKDRRTQQLTSAYENRVADLQLSYDELNGALVSAEDRFKATADELQIKQNTIQKFLDRRRQVDSTIAGLANTGIRTGGPAPADTGDTGAPSDSIDNSPPPADAAPIDAGGSSELSVLPQPPAPQPRTAKPTKASFLDFGGAMDHITGLLFGSRPASQAAPSAAAFAQHPALRVLAEQTTRVAQIGLVETQLMSRTQSEVAEGVSRIQNVIRHTGINPDDYTRRLAAVEGVGGPEMPLSDVRVDGIADQAFTNAYLRASAVLDQMNSLLGAMRHIPLTTPVAGPQFERTSGFGARIDPFTGRYSFHPGVDFAGPWGSIIESTAPGTVVFAGDRGGYGNMVEIDHGFGIHTRYGHMSSILVHVGARVGKGSPIGRLGSTGRSTGPHVHYEVWYDNVMRNPSTFIEAGRHVFE